In a genomic window of Candidatus Hydrogenedentota bacterium:
- a CDS encoding RNA polymerase sigma factor: MKRYTECSDEQLMNMLCGGDKDALLGLVERYQNDLFRFCLHFLGSTESARDVTQETFLRIYTARERFDSDRVFRPWMLCIARNMCLYLLKRRKTVHMESLDAYETREDGSVRSLSQTATDHPMEAILADERKRALLQLVNELPIDMREVIVLRYFEQLSFREIAEVLESTEGAVRTRSHRALNLLRRKTDKRTDIQ, from the coding sequence ATGAAACGCTACACTGAATGCAGCGATGAACAGTTGATGAATATGCTCTGCGGCGGCGACAAAGACGCTTTGCTCGGTCTTGTCGAAAGATATCAAAATGATCTGTTCCGATTTTGTCTCCATTTTTTGGGCAGTACAGAAAGTGCACGGGATGTAACACAGGAGACTTTCTTACGGATCTACACCGCCCGCGAACGTTTCGACAGCGATCGTGTTTTTCGGCCGTGGATGTTGTGTATTGCACGGAATATGTGCCTCTACCTCTTAAAACGCCGAAAGACAGTGCACATGGAGAGCCTCGACGCCTATGAAACCCGCGAGGACGGCAGTGTGCGCAGCTTATCGCAAACCGCTACCGACCATCCGATGGAAGCTATCCTCGCTGATGAACGCAAAAGAGCACTGTTGCAGCTTGTAAATGAATTACCTATAGATATGCGTGAGGTGATTGTGCTTCGTTATTTTGAACAACTTTCTTTCCGAGAAATTGCTGAGGTTCTAGAGAGTACTGAAGGCGCTGTGCGCACGCGCAGCCACCGGGCCTTGAATTTGTTGCGGCGGAAAACAGATAAAAGAACGGATATTCAGTGA